The genomic segment CCCCACTGCCGGGGCGGCGAGACGATCGGACCGTCGCTGATCGACCAGACGAAATCGACCCACTTGACCATGGCCGGCAAAGTTTCGCGCAGGATCGCGGTATCGCCGTAGTGGAGATAAACCTGCCAGGGCACCTGGGCAATGGCATCGCCCCACCCGGTCGAGCCGAAGAAGCCTGGGTAATCCTGTGGCTTGAGGCGGGTCGGATCGGGGACCACATGCGGTACGGCGCCATCTTCGCGCTGATCGGCAACGACGTCGCGAAGCCACTTGGTAAAGAAGCTCTGCGTGTCGGCCAGGTAACAGGCGGTACCGGCGAAAACCTGGGCGTCGCCGGTCCAGCCCAGGCGCTCGTCGCGCTGCGGGCAATCGGTCGGTACCTCGATGAAATTGGAACGCTGCGACCAGAGCGTGTTGAGCACCAGACGGTTCACCAGCGGGTTGGCCGAGGTGAAGCTCGCCTTGACCTCCGTCACCGAACTGATCGGCACCGAAACGATGTGCGTCAGGCGTGCATTGCCGCTGATCGTGACGCGCGCGTAGCGATAGCCCTGGAAGGTGAAGGTCGGCCGATAGTGCTCCTCGCCCTTGCCGGCAAGGGTGTATTCGAACCGTGCTGCTGCGGTGCGATAGTTGCCGTTGTAGAACTGGCCGGACTGATCGAGCACTTCGCCATGCTCCACCTCGACGCGCGCGCCGGCATCACCTTTCACCGAGAAGGCGACGTAGCCGCCGAGGTTCTGCCCGAAGTCGTAGACGGTGCGTCCCTCCGCATCCGTCCAGGAACGCACGACCTCGATCGGCACCAATTCGCGGACCGGCGTCGTCTCGTGGGCGACCAGGATCGACGAGTCGAAGGGCAGGGGCTCAACGCCCGCTGAGACGACCGGCGTCAAGCGCGCGTCGAAGGCCTCGCCGTAATAGATGCCCGACTTGCGGATCGGCAACTCGCCGCTTTGCCAGCTCGCATCGGTCACGAGGATCGGATCACGGTCCTCGGGGGCTGCGCGCAGCTCGGCGATTGCGGCAATATGCTCGCCCCAGGTGTTGAAGATGGGCGCCTTGCCCCACATCAACTGCGATCGCAGCCAGCCGTCGCCCAGCCAGATCGAGATTTCGTTCTCGCCGGGCACGAGCAGATCGGCCACGAGATAGGTCTGGAACGAAAGGCGCTTGTCGTAAGCGGTCCAGCCCGGGGTCAGCAGGTCGTGACCGACGCGCCGCCCGTTGATGAAGCAGCGGTATAGGCCCAGCGCACTGATCCGCAGCACTTCGCGGCCGCCGACGCGGTCGAGCCGGAAAGTCTTGCTCACGAAGCTCGCGGGCGTGCCGACGCCCTGATCGCTGAGCGGGCGGATCATCTCCGCGACCCATCCGGTCGCCACCGAATCCGGCGCAGCCTTCTCCATTACGTCGTGCACGCAAGACCTCCCTGGGCGCCTGTTCCGGCTTTGTGTATTGTTCTACGTATAGCGTTCTACATTTTTTTGACGATTGCAATGGGCATTCGGCAAAATCCATGAGACAAGGCGGGGAGGGGGTGCCAATGGCTCAAAACCAAAAGTCGGGTCGGGTGACCATCAAGGAGGTCGCCGAGGACGCGGGCGTGTCGGTGGCGGCGGTGTCCAAGGTGCTGCGCGAGGCCTATGGCGTGAGCGAGGCGCTCAAGACCAAAGTCCGCGCTTCCATGAAGAAACTGAACTATCGACCGCTGGCGACCGCTCGCGGCATGCGCGGTCAGACCTTCACCATCGGCGTGACGTTCCCCGACCTGCGCAACCCGTTCTTCGCCGATATTCTGGCGGGCATCAATTCGGCCCTCGAGCGCACGCAGTACCAGTTGATGCTCGGAGTCAGCCTGTCGACCCCGCTCATCGAGGAGACCCTGATCGACTCGATGATCGACCGTCAGATGGACGGATTGATTCTGGTGGGAACCACGGTCAATCCGGCGTTCCTCGAACCGACAGCGAGCCGAAAGCCGCTCGTCACCATCGGTCATCACGTCGAGGGCGAGAGCTCGTTCGATACCGTCAACAACGACGACAGGCTCGGCGCGATCCTGGTGGTGCGCCACCTGGTGGCCAACGGCTACCGCAAGATTGCCATGCTCAGCCTTAACTCGACGACATCTACGCTCATCACCGAACGCGAACACGGCTATCGCCAGGCCATGGGCGACCATGGGCTGCAGGAACATGTGCAGATCCTGCGCGTCGGCCAGACCCTGCGCGAAGTGCAGACCGCGACCCGTCGCCTGCTCCAGAGCCCGGACAAGCCGGATGCGCTCTTCTGCTGGACGGACTTCATTGCCCTCGAGGTCATCAGCATCGCAACAGAGCTCGGCCTCGCCATTCCGGACGACCTGGCGGTCGTGGGCTACGACAACACGATGTATTGCGATTTCGCACAGAACAACCTGACCAGCGTCGATCAATCCGGCGAGGTGCTGGGCCTGCAGTCAGCCCGGCTGCTGATCGAACGCATCCGCGGGCGCCAGGAGGCAGAACATTTCGTCGTGACGCCCCGCGTCGTCGCCCGAGGCAGCTCCCTGGCGGTTGGCGGCAGGGGCATGGGGCAGGGTAGCTAGCCTGAGAAAAGCAGGGGCCGGGCTAGGTGTCGACGACGGCTTCCATCACCACGAAGGTCGAGGTGTGGGCCACGTGCGGGAGGCTGGAGATGGTTTCGCCGAGGACGCGGCGATAGGTGGTGATGTCGTCGGTGCGCACCTTGAGGAGATAGTCGTAGGAGCCGGCAATCATGTGGCATTCCTCGATGCTGTTGATTGCCTTGGAGGCCTGGTTGAACTCGTCGAGCGCCCGTGACCGCGTGTCCGACAATGTGACCTGAACGAAGGCGATGTGACCTTCACCAAGCCGGCTCCAGTCGATCACGGCGCGGTAGCCGCGAATGTATCCTTCGCTTTCGAGGCGCTTGACCCGCGCTTGTACCGGGGTCTTGGAGAGCCCCACGGCCTTGGCCAGCAAGGCCATGGAGACCCTGGCGTCACGGTCGAGCACGTCGATGATCTTGCGATCAATGCGGTCCAGGTGCCTCAAGGTCTGCTCATTTTCAGGTGAAATGAACTAAACTTCGGACACGATATGGTACTTTTGGACTGAAATCCAGCCAACTTTGGACCAGCCGCCACTCCCCGGGCGTGCAACGATGTTGTGCAGGCCAAACAATGCAAGCGCACAAGCAGCTTAGAGCAGTTGGTCGATGTCGAGGAAACATCAGGATGCAAAAAGGGGAATAGTAATGCTTCGTCTCGTACGAAATATTGGGATTGGTGCTGCCCTCGTCTTGGCAGCTTCGGCACTTCCGTCGATGGCACAGGGGTTGACCGTCGGCGTGCAGGTGCCCACGACGGGGTCGGAAGCGACGTATGGCCAGGACATGGCCAATGCCATTCAGATAGCAATCGATGAGATCAATGCCGCCGGCGGCATCCTGGGCAAACAGGTGTCCGAGGTCGTCGGCGACGATGCGTGCGATCCGCAGCAGGCGACCAACGCCGCGACCAAGCTGGCCTCGAGTGGGGTGGTTGGCATCGTAGGCGGTTACTGCTCGGGCGCGACGGTTCCCACGCTCAAGATCTACGGCGATGCAAAGCTGCCGTTCATTATCACCGCGGCGAACTCGACCAAGCTGATCCCGGCCAACCCCGGCAACGCCTTCATGATCAACTCCACCGGCAATGACCAGGTGGCCAAGGCCATGGAAGTCTTCACCAAGCGCGGCCTCAAGTCCCTGGCGATCGTCAACGAAGGCGACGCCTATAGCCAGGACCTGGCCGAGCTGACACGCAAGGCCTGGACCGACGCCGGCAACACCGTCGCTGCGTTCGAAACCGTCAACAAGGGCGAGCAGGACTACTCAGCCGTGGTGACCAAGATCAAGGCCGCCAACCCCGATGGCGTCTTCTGGACCGCCTACTATGCCGACGGCGGTCTCCTCATCCGTCAGCTTCGCGAAGCCGGCTACCAGGGACTGATCGCCGTGGGCGACGGCTCGAACTCGCCAGACCTCTTCAAGCTCGCCGGCGAAGCAGCAGAAGGCGTGATCGGCTTCTCCAACCCGACAGCCGAATTCCTTCCTGGCGCCAAGGCCTTCGCCGACGCCTACATGGCCAAGTTCGGCAACGCTCCGGGCCCCTACGCGCCCCTCAGCTACGACGGCATGAAGCTTCTGGCCTGGGCCATCGACAAGGCTGGCACCACTGACAGCGCGGCTGTCATCGAGGCCCTCAAGGGCGCCGACTTCAAGGACGGCCTGGCCGGTCCGATTTCGTTCAACAAGGACAACACCCTTGCCCGCTCCAACTTCATCGTTCTCGAAGGCAAGAACGGGACCTGGGCGCTAGCCGAGTAACCGTACTCACCTTGCCGGGCGCTCTCCGGCGCCCGGCGACGCCACGGGAACTGGAGCAAGTGACTTGTTTGACATTCTCGCTCAGCAGCTCATCAATGGGCTGGTACTAGGGTCGTTCTACGCCCTGGTAGCGTTGGGCTACACCATGGTTTTCGGCGTGGTGAAGCTGCTCAACTTCGCACACGGCGACCTCTACATGGTGGGCGCCTTCGTCGGATTGATGGCCTTTTCCTTCCTTGCCCCCATCATCGGGCCCGGCTGGTTCGGGGTAGGGGTCTCAATCCTTCTTTCCATGGTCGCCATAGGATTCCTCGGCGTGGTGATCGAGCGCGTGGCCTATACGCCCATGCTCAAGGCGCCGCGCCTCTCGATCCTGATCACGGCCCTGGCCGTGTCGCTGGTGCTTCAGAACGCGGTGCTGACCCTTACCAACGGCCAGATCCTTGCGTTTTCGCCCAAGCTCGGGTTCGGCGGAGTGAACCTGGGTTCGATCTTCATCAGCTTCAAGCAACTGGTCCTCGTCGGAACCGCCGCAGTGCTGATGATCGCCCTCGAACTCTTCGTGTCTCGAACCCAATATGGCCGCGCCATGCGCGCCGTGTCCGTGGACAAGGACATGTGCGAGTTGATGGGCATCGACGTCAATCGCGTGGTGGCGGTGACCTTCTTCGTCGGATCGGCCCTTGCCGGCGCGGCGGGGACCATGGCCGGAGCCTATTACGGCTCGGTCTGGTACTTCATGGGTTTCCTGATTGGCCTCAAGGCCTTCACTGCAGCCGTCATCGGCGGCATCGGCTCGATACCGGGAGCCATGCTCGGCGGCCTGATCCTGGGACTGCTCGAAGCCTTCGGCACGCAGATTCCGGGCATCGGCAGCGAGTGGAAGGACGTCTTCTCCTTCTCGGTCCTGATCCTGGTCCTGGTGTTCAAACCCACCGGCCTTCTGGGCAAATCCGAACAGGAGCGCATGTAAATGGCAGAGGACGAAGCAAGATCCCGCGTCTGGAGCGGATTGGATCGCTGGTTCGATACCCCGGCCAAGAAGGGCGCGATCCTAGCAGTACTGGCTGCGGCCATGATTGCCGCGCCGCTGATCTTTGGCCCCTATGCCACGGTCATTCTCACCAACGCGCTGCTCTACGCCATCCTGGCGTTGGGACTGAATATCGTGGTCGGCTATGCCGGTCTTCTCGACCTCGGCTACGCCGCCTTCTTTGCAGTGGGGGCCTATAGCGTGGGCATCCTCACGGTACAGTTCGGCTGGAATTTCTGGCTGACACTCCCGGTAGCGGTCGCGGCCGCGGCACTCGCGGGCATCATCATCGGCGGGCCGACCCTGCGTCTGCGCTCGGACTACCTCGCCATCGTCACCCTGGGCTTCGGCGAAATCGTCCGCATCGCCGCCCGCAACCTGCAGATCACGGGCGCCGCAAGCGGCATCTCCGGAATCGAGCAGCCATGGCTCTTCGGCTGGCATATCGCCGGCCCCCTGGACTTCTACTATGTCTTCCTGGTCCTGGCCGTCATCGCAGTCATCGTCTCGGTGCGGCTGGCGGAATCCCGCCTGGGACGGGCCTGGCTCTACGTGCGGCACGATGAGGACGCGGCGGAGGCGATGGGCATCGATCGCGTTCGGGTCAAGCTTGCCGCCTACATCATCGGCGCCATCTACGGCTCGCTGGGCGGCGTGTTCTTCGCCGTCAACCTGACGGCGATTTCTCCAGAAAGCTTCTCGTTCCGGCAATCGACGCTGTTCCTCATGGCCGTCATTCTCGGTGGCATGGGCAAGATCCCCGGCGTTATCCTGGGGGCGTTCATCGTTGTGCTCGCGCCCGAACTGTTGCGCGATCTCGGCAGCTTCCGCCTGCTCATCTTCGCGGTCGGCCTGCTGCTGATCATGCTCTTCCGCCCGAGCGGCATTTGGCCCACGAGGAGCCGGTCATGAGCGAACAACTTCTTCAATTGTCCGGGGTGACCTTGGGCTTTGCCGGCAATACGGTACTTCAGGGCGTCGATTTCACCGTCGAGGCCGGCAGGATCGCGAGCCTGATCGGCCCGAACGGTGCAGGGAAAACCTCGCTTTTCAACTGCATTACGGGCTTCTACAAGCCCCAGCAGGGCGCCATCACCTTCGATGGCCGGGCCATGCTGCCGCTCAAGCCCTTTCAGGTAACCCAGGCCGGCATCGCCCGCACCTTCCAGAACCTGCGGCTCTTCCGCGGCATGTCGGTGCTGGAAAACGTCATGTCCGGGCAGCACTGCCGCACGAAAGCGGGCGCCATCGCTGCGATCTTCCGACCCGCGTCCCAGCGACGCGAGGAAGCCAAGATAGAGCAGGTGGCCTCCGAATGCCTGCGGTTCGTTGGCGTGGACGCCGCCGACTGGCATCGCGAGGCGACAACCCTGGCCTATGGCCACCAGCGCCGGGTGGAAATTGCCCGTGCCCTCGCGACTGAACCCCAGCTGCTGCTGCTCGATGAACCGGCCGCCGGCCTCACCAAGAGCGAAAAAGAGGAGCTGACAGCGCTCATCACCAGCATTCGCGATGAACGCGGCGTCGCCGTGCTCCTCATCGAGCACGACACGGGGCTGGTCATGAGCATCTCCGAAAAAGTCAGCGTGCTCGACCACGGCGTGCTCATCGCCGAGGGGACGCCGGTGGAAATTCAGAACAATCCTAAGGTGATCGAGGCCTATCTCGGTTCCGAAGACGCGGAGGACGCCCTTGCGCTCTGAAACCGGGGACGTCGTCCTGTCACTCAAAGGAGTCTCGGCCGGGTATGGCCGCATCACCGCGCTGCACGGCATCGACCTTGAAGTTCGCCGTGGAGAAATCGTCACTCTTCTCGGCGCCAACGGCGCCGGGAAGACCACTACGCTCAAGACCATCTCGGGGCTCGTGCGCGCGCAGGCCGGCTCGATCACCTTCGAGGGCGAGGAACTGGTCGGCCGCAAGGCCAGCGCGATCGCCCGGATGGGCGTGGTCCATGTTCCGGAGGGGCGGCACGTTCTGCGCGGCCTCTCGGTGAGAGAAAACCTCGAACTCGGCGGCTTCACAGTCCATGACAGCAAACTACGCGGCGAGCGCCTGGAGGAGGTTTTCGGCCTCTTTCCAATCCTCCAGCAGCGCCAGCATCAGGATGGCTCGCTCCTATC from the Youhaiella tibetensis genome contains:
- a CDS encoding alpha-L-rhamnosidase, translating into MEKAAPDSVATGWVAEMIRPLSDQGVGTPASFVSKTFRLDRVGGREVLRISALGLYRCFINGRRVGHDLLTPGWTAYDKRLSFQTYLVADLLVPGENEISIWLGDGWLRSQLMWGKAPIFNTWGEHIAAIAELRAAPEDRDPILVTDASWQSGELPIRKSGIYYGEAFDARLTPVVSAGVEPLPFDSSILVAHETTPVRELVPIEVVRSWTDAEGRTVYDFGQNLGGYVAFSVKGDAGARVEVEHGEVLDQSGQFYNGNYRTAAARFEYTLAGKGEEHYRPTFTFQGYRYARVTISGNARLTHIVSVPISSVTEVKASFTSANPLVNRLVLNTLWSQRSNFIEVPTDCPQRDERLGWTGDAQVFAGTACYLADTQSFFTKWLRDVVADQREDGAVPHVVPDPTRLKPQDYPGFFGSTGWGDAIAQVPWQVYLHYGDTAILRETLPAMVKWVDFVWSISDGPIVSPPRQWGGRGFTFGDWLQPSGPSAKPLPTIGDDAAATIYLFITASLVGRIARIVGETGIAARMEDMASQVKSAFAREFVTASGRLAYDDQTSYALAILHDLVPEEHREAAKDYFKSTILRSEGRIGTGFIGTPALLPSLVKIGEPGIAADVFLQEQVPGWLYQVKMGATTIWERWDAIAPDGSIYNPQMNSYNHYAYGAVCQWLFEGVAGFRPDPQDPGFATIIFEPTIIPELSPVAASHDSIAGTIKAGWSVEGETVTYDVEVPDQSRGLLRLPAGARNAQVDGQAWNGGDEPLSAGQHRIVFELAPAARLGLDKLDINARTP
- a CDS encoding LacI family DNA-binding transcriptional regulator; this translates as MAQNQKSGRVTIKEVAEDAGVSVAAVSKVLREAYGVSEALKTKVRASMKKLNYRPLATARGMRGQTFTIGVTFPDLRNPFFADILAGINSALERTQYQLMLGVSLSTPLIEETLIDSMIDRQMDGLILVGTTVNPAFLEPTASRKPLVTIGHHVEGESSFDTVNNDDRLGAILVVRHLVANGYRKIAMLSLNSTTSTLITEREHGYRQAMGDHGLQEHVQILRVGQTLREVQTATRRLLQSPDKPDALFCWTDFIALEVISIATELGLAIPDDLAVVGYDNTMYCDFAQNNLTSVDQSGEVLGLQSARLLIERIRGRQEAEHFVVTPRVVARGSSLAVGGRGMGQGS
- a CDS encoding Lrp/AsnC ligand binding domain-containing protein → MDRIDRKIIDVLDRDARVSMALLAKAVGLSKTPVQARVKRLESEGYIRGYRAVIDWSRLGEGHIAFVQVTLSDTRSRALDEFNQASKAINSIEECHMIAGSYDYLLKVRTDDITTYRRVLGETISSLPHVAHTSTFVVMEAVVDT
- a CDS encoding branched-chain amino acid ABC transporter substrate-binding protein gives rise to the protein MAQGLTVGVQVPTTGSEATYGQDMANAIQIAIDEINAAGGILGKQVSEVVGDDACDPQQATNAATKLASSGVVGIVGGYCSGATVPTLKIYGDAKLPFIITAANSTKLIPANPGNAFMINSTGNDQVAKAMEVFTKRGLKSLAIVNEGDAYSQDLAELTRKAWTDAGNTVAAFETVNKGEQDYSAVVTKIKAANPDGVFWTAYYADGGLLIRQLREAGYQGLIAVGDGSNSPDLFKLAGEAAEGVIGFSNPTAEFLPGAKAFADAYMAKFGNAPGPYAPLSYDGMKLLAWAIDKAGTTDSAAVIEALKGADFKDGLAGPISFNKDNTLARSNFIVLEGKNGTWALAE
- a CDS encoding branched-chain amino acid ABC transporter permease, which encodes MFDILAQQLINGLVLGSFYALVALGYTMVFGVVKLLNFAHGDLYMVGAFVGLMAFSFLAPIIGPGWFGVGVSILLSMVAIGFLGVVIERVAYTPMLKAPRLSILITALAVSLVLQNAVLTLTNGQILAFSPKLGFGGVNLGSIFISFKQLVLVGTAAVLMIALELFVSRTQYGRAMRAVSVDKDMCELMGIDVNRVVAVTFFVGSALAGAAGTMAGAYYGSVWYFMGFLIGLKAFTAAVIGGIGSIPGAMLGGLILGLLEAFGTQIPGIGSEWKDVFSFSVLILVLVFKPTGLLGKSEQERM
- a CDS encoding branched-chain amino acid ABC transporter permease; its protein translation is MAEDEARSRVWSGLDRWFDTPAKKGAILAVLAAAMIAAPLIFGPYATVILTNALLYAILALGLNIVVGYAGLLDLGYAAFFAVGAYSVGILTVQFGWNFWLTLPVAVAAAALAGIIIGGPTLRLRSDYLAIVTLGFGEIVRIAARNLQITGAASGISGIEQPWLFGWHIAGPLDFYYVFLVLAVIAVIVSVRLAESRLGRAWLYVRHDEDAAEAMGIDRVRVKLAAYIIGAIYGSLGGVFFAVNLTAISPESFSFRQSTLFLMAVILGGMGKIPGVILGAFIVVLAPELLRDLGSFRLLIFAVGLLLIMLFRPSGIWPTRSRS
- a CDS encoding ABC transporter ATP-binding protein, translating into MSEQLLQLSGVTLGFAGNTVLQGVDFTVEAGRIASLIGPNGAGKTSLFNCITGFYKPQQGAITFDGRAMLPLKPFQVTQAGIARTFQNLRLFRGMSVLENVMSGQHCRTKAGAIAAIFRPASQRREEAKIEQVASECLRFVGVDAADWHREATTLAYGHQRRVEIARALATEPQLLLLDEPAAGLTKSEKEELTALITSIRDERGVAVLLIEHDTGLVMSISEKVSVLDHGVLIAEGTPVEIQNNPKVIEAYLGSEDAEDALAL
- a CDS encoding ABC transporter ATP-binding protein; its protein translation is MRSETGDVVLSLKGVSAGYGRITALHGIDLEVRRGEIVTLLGANGAGKTTTLKTISGLVRAQAGSITFEGEELVGRKASAIARMGVVHVPEGRHVLRGLSVRENLELGGFTVHDSKLRGERLEEVFGLFPILQQRQHQDGSLLSGGEQQMLAIGRAMMHGPRVLLLDEPSMGLAPKLVLETMRIVKQLNERGATILLVEQNARLALKLAKYGYVLETGNIRMEGEASDLAKDTAIVRAYLGG